In Haloimpatiens massiliensis, the following are encoded in one genomic region:
- a CDS encoding ATP-dependent Clp protease ATP-binding subunit, producing MQMCSICHKNIATIYTAKLENGKQEIIGLCLQCAKKMGYPMMDQILNETGMSPEEFENISQQMNNMLENVNIEEAMEGVKELQESGALGDGGDEGDEKSLSSFFNSIFSNASAVKKPLDNEEGKMEGAPAAGETKIKNKRVRKKRKNLENYGINLTRKAKEGGVDKVIGRNREIDRVVQILNRRTKNNPVLIGEPGVGKTAIAEGLAVRIVEKEIPEKLFNAEVYLLDLTSVVAGTQFRGQFEARMKSIIEEAKENGNIILVIDEIHNIIGAGEAQGGAINAANILKPALARGEIQVLGATTLEEYRKNIEKDSALERRFQPVLVEEPSVKDTIEIIKGIKHYYEDYHKVKISGEVIEAATNLAQRYINDRFLPDKAIDVIDEASSRANLKNKGLVEIKALKDEEYELEKIMEEAADKNDYEKAADYKVKLCKVKEKINCMEKECSHIELTLEDVAFIIESWTKIPVMKVTEEEGDKLLNLEMTLHKRIVGQEKAVAALAKAIRRNRLGFSKKKKPSSFIFVGPTGVGKTQLVKTLADELFGSEDSLIRIDMSEYMEKHTASKLIGAPPGYVGYDEGGQLTEKVRRKPYSVILLDEIEKAHPDVFNMLLQILEDGRLTDSQGRTINFENTVIIMTSNAGTNFKSSGIGFANESYQVVENKVRDALKETFKPEFLNRVDEIIIFSSLTKDELYEILDLMLKEVIGEMEEKGVNVHVSKDVKEFILQKGYDPKYGARPLRRAIQKYIEDEIVEEYLQNRFKKGDTIKVILEQGEVKIK from the coding sequence ATGCAAATGTGTTCTATTTGTCATAAAAATATAGCAACTATATATACTGCAAAACTAGAAAATGGAAAACAGGAAATTATAGGTTTGTGTCTACAGTGTGCAAAAAAAATGGGGTATCCAATGATGGATCAAATACTGAATGAAACAGGTATGAGTCCAGAAGAATTTGAAAATATCTCGCAGCAAATGAATAATATGTTAGAAAACGTGAATATAGAAGAGGCAATGGAAGGAGTAAAAGAATTGCAAGAATCAGGCGCATTAGGAGATGGAGGAGATGAAGGAGATGAAAAATCACTTTCAAGTTTTTTTAATAGTATATTTTCTAATGCTAGTGCTGTTAAAAAGCCTTTGGATAATGAAGAAGGTAAAATGGAAGGAGCTCCCGCAGCAGGAGAAACTAAAATTAAAAATAAAAGGGTTAGGAAAAAGAGAAAGAATTTAGAAAACTATGGAATAAATTTAACTAGAAAAGCCAAAGAAGGCGGCGTAGATAAGGTTATAGGAAGAAATAGGGAAATAGATAGAGTGGTTCAGATATTAAATAGAAGAACTAAGAATAACCCGGTACTTATAGGAGAGCCTGGGGTTGGAAAAACTGCTATAGCGGAGGGATTAGCAGTTAGAATTGTGGAAAAAGAAATACCAGAGAAACTTTTTAATGCAGAAGTATATTTATTGGATTTGACTTCGGTGGTTGCAGGAACTCAATTTAGAGGTCAATTTGAAGCTAGAATGAAATCTATTATAGAGGAAGCTAAAGAAAATGGAAATATTATTTTAGTAATAGATGAAATACACAATATAATAGGCGCAGGTGAAGCTCAAGGTGGAGCTATAAATGCTGCTAATATTTTAAAGCCAGCATTGGCTAGAGGTGAAATTCAAGTACTTGGAGCTACAACGTTAGAGGAGTACAGAAAAAACATAGAAAAGGATTCTGCTTTGGAGAGAAGATTTCAACCAGTATTAGTGGAGGAGCCTTCAGTTAAAGATACTATAGAAATAATAAAAGGTATAAAACATTATTATGAGGATTACCATAAGGTTAAAATATCTGGTGAAGTTATAGAAGCAGCTACAAATTTAGCGCAGCGCTATATTAATGATAGATTTTTGCCAGATAAGGCTATTGATGTTATTGATGAAGCTAGTTCTAGAGCCAACCTAAAGAATAAAGGATTAGTAGAGATTAAAGCATTAAAAGATGAAGAATATGAGTTAGAAAAAATTATGGAAGAAGCTGCGGATAAAAATGATTATGAAAAGGCAGCAGATTATAAAGTTAAGTTATGTAAAGTAAAGGAAAAAATAAATTGTATGGAAAAGGAATGTAGTCATATAGAATTAACATTAGAAGATGTGGCGTTTATAATAGAATCTTGGACTAAGATACCTGTTATGAAGGTAACTGAGGAAGAAGGAGATAAATTATTAAATTTAGAGATGACCCTTCATAAAAGAATAGTTGGTCAGGAAAAAGCTGTGGCTGCTTTAGCTAAAGCCATAAGAAGAAATAGATTAGGCTTTAGTAAAAAGAAGAAACCTTCTTCATTTATATTTGTAGGACCTACAGGGGTAGGAAAGACTCAACTTGTAAAGACTCTTGCGGATGAATTGTTTGGCAGTGAGGATTCGCTTATAAGAATAGATATGTCAGAATATATGGAGAAGCATACAGCATCTAAATTAATAGGTGCTCCTCCAGGATATGTAGGTTATGATGAAGGAGGACAGTTAACGGAAAAAGTTAGAAGAAAACCATACTCAGTGATACTACTAGATGAAATTGAAAAAGCACATCCAGATGTTTTTAATATGCTACTTCAAATTCTAGAGGATGGAAGACTTACAGATAGCCAAGGACGAACGATAAATTTTGAAAATACAGTAATAATAATGACTTCTAATGCAGGGACTAATTTTAAGTCATCAGGTATAGGTTTTGCAAACGAAAGTTATCAAGTGGTAGAAAATAAGGTAAGGGATGCTTTAAAAGAAACTTTTAAACCAGAGTTTTTAAATAGGGTGGATGAAATAATAATATTCTCTAGTTTAACCAAGGATGAATTGTATGAAATTTTAGATTTGATGTTGAAAGAAGTAATTGGAGAAATGGAAGAAAAAGGGGTAAATGTTCATGTATCAAAGGATGTTAAAGAATTTATATTGCAAAAGGGTTATGATCCTAAATATGGAGCAAGGCCTTTAAGAAGAGCAATACAAAAGTATATTGAAGATGAAATAGTAGAGGAGTATTTGCAAAATCGGTTTAAAAAAGGAGATACCATAAAAGTTATATTAGAACAGGGAGAAGTTAAGATAAAATAA
- a CDS encoding methylated-DNA--[protein]-cysteine S-methyltransferase, translated as MEEITGCYYNSPIGTIEIKGVAKGITSVQFVEKQIENNNYICEGYNKKIYPVIVQCRNQLEEYFNGSRKDFQLDIILKGTSFQNKVWKELIKIPFGTTVSYKYIAEAVGSSKAFRAVGNANNKNPITIIIPCHRVIGVNNKLVGYGGGLWRKEWLLNHEKKFYYKDSI; from the coding sequence ATGGAAGAAATTACTGGATGCTATTATAACTCTCCTATTGGTACCATAGAGATAAAAGGAGTGGCAAAAGGTATTACATCCGTACAATTTGTAGAAAAACAGATAGAAAATAATAATTATATTTGTGAAGGATATAATAAGAAAATATATCCTGTGATAGTTCAGTGTAGAAATCAACTGGAAGAGTATTTTAATGGGAGTAGAAAAGATTTTCAATTAGATATTATATTAAAAGGTACTTCTTTTCAAAATAAAGTTTGGAAAGAGCTCATTAAGATACCTTTCGGAACTACAGTATCATATAAATATATAGCAGAAGCTGTTGGAAGTAGTAAAGCTTTTAGGGCAGTAGGAAATGCAAATAATAAAAACCCTATAACTATTATAATACCATGTCATAGAGTTATTGGTGTTAATAATAAATTAGTAGGTTATGGGGGAGGCTTATGGAGGAAAGAATGGTTACTAAATCACGAAAAGAAATTTTATTATAAAGATAGTATTTGA
- a CDS encoding MATE family efflux transporter: MAVNTQKVTQGNIDFATGKVSRVLIKFAIPAIISLFVAELYNMVDTIFVGRAIGATAIGALTIAFPIQRLMSSLGLLIAVGASTIVARSLGEGNYKKISKVIINSLSIMVLIMSTLIIGIYVFKNPIIKGLGATDNIYPFANDYIRIVVIGGIFQGFTLIIGYILTALGNARINLVATSIGAICNVIIDFLLVIIFPLGVTGAAIATVTSQIISSVFALYHFLRVKGKLNLSLSFNMDRKISSTIIAVGFSTFIVEISDAVVAVVLNNMLVPYGDIAIVIVGVISKVSMFMYITIIGISSAMQPIAAFNYGARNYKRVKEVAKKSKIATWVTSIVIWAVMMVFAAPIIGSFVREQDILTEAIKAFRIVISIFPCIGSYFVAIYYYQAIGEAKISLLLSIYRQLLIFIPVVVITTKYFGMLGTWIAYPLSDMISAVTGIYYMRKARIYIDEDIMEERKIAERRKLKEAYGNGRIGRVTEA; the protein is encoded by the coding sequence ATGGCAGTAAACACTCAAAAGGTTACTCAGGGCAATATAGATTTTGCCACGGGAAAAGTGAGTAGAGTATTAATCAAATTTGCCATTCCAGCCATAATATCCTTGTTCGTTGCAGAGCTTTATAATATGGTGGACACCATATTTGTAGGTAGAGCCATAGGAGCTACGGCCATAGGTGCATTAACCATAGCCTTTCCTATACAAAGATTAATGTCATCTTTGGGACTTTTAATAGCTGTAGGAGCTTCAACCATAGTAGCTAGGAGCTTAGGAGAAGGTAACTATAAAAAAATTTCAAAAGTAATAATAAATTCTTTAAGCATTATGGTTTTAATTATGTCTACACTTATAATAGGTATATATGTTTTTAAGAATCCTATTATAAAAGGTTTAGGTGCAACTGACAATATATATCCCTTTGCAAATGACTATATAAGAATAGTTGTAATAGGGGGAATATTTCAGGGATTTACGTTGATTATAGGTTATATTTTAACTGCTTTGGGAAATGCTAGAATCAATTTAGTAGCTACATCTATAGGAGCTATATGTAATGTAATAATAGACTTTTTACTTGTAATAATCTTTCCTTTAGGGGTTACAGGAGCGGCAATTGCTACTGTGACATCTCAAATTATTTCTAGTGTATTTGCACTATATCATTTCTTAAGGGTGAAAGGTAAACTAAATTTATCTTTAAGTTTTAATATGGATAGGAAAATAAGTTCTACTATAATTGCTGTAGGTTTTTCTACATTTATAGTTGAGATATCAGATGCAGTGGTTGCAGTAGTTTTAAATAATATGCTGGTTCCCTATGGAGATATTGCTATAGTCATAGTTGGAGTTATATCAAAGGTATCTATGTTTATGTATATTACAATAATAGGTATAAGCTCTGCTATGCAGCCTATAGCAGCTTTTAACTATGGAGCTAGAAATTACAAAAGGGTTAAGGAAGTAGCTAAAAAGTCTAAAATCGCCACTTGGGTAACTTCAATAGTTATTTGGGCAGTAATGATGGTATTTGCAGCACCTATAATAGGAAGTTTTGTTAGAGAACAGGATATATTAACGGAGGCTATAAAGGCATTTAGGATAGTAATATCTATTTTCCCATGTATAGGAAGTTATTTTGTAGCCATATATTATTATCAAGCTATTGGAGAGGCAAAGATCTCTTTACTTCTATCTATATATAGACAGCTTTTAATATTTATTCCGGTAGTTGTGATTACTACAAAATATTTTGGAATGTTAGGTACCTGGATAGCGTATCCTTTATCTGATATGATATCAGCGGTTACAGGAATATATTATATGAGAAAGGCTAGAATATATATAGATGAAGACATAATGGAAGAAAGAAAAATTGCAGAGAGAAGGAAGCTTAAAGAAGCATATGGTAATGGCAGAATAGGACGTGTGACAGAGGCTTAA
- a CDS encoding MFS transporter — MSDTPIKENMVIAKEKLWNKNFFLLWQGQLISALGDVVYEIALGFWILAVTGSTALMGTLMAVSTLPRVILSPFAGVFVDRWDRKKVIVVGDLIRGVCITFIGVAACLGFIKIWMVFVAGIIMNLCAAFFNPAVSSTLPDITPKSKLVKANSVYNMIYTGTNIVGNSAGGFIFKILGAPIMFLINGISYLFSAFTEIFIKIPEMHRETNKEKSTFFNDMKDGFRFVWKFKGLRNFLIMAAAMNFFGGIGIMLLIPFFNMNASLGPAKYGIASGVMSLGMFLGMLCVSVINIPQKKKFMIFTGSFVLSIIFWMIFPLISIFPIMAIILGIGGFLNAIFNVLFSSTVQLTVPQEYRGKVFSLIATISGGLTPIAFAVGGILAEFIPIKILISSCFLIALLIFLPVGFTQSSRRFIEFNPDNETLDDILNV, encoded by the coding sequence ATGAGTGATACACCAATTAAAGAAAATATGGTAATAGCAAAAGAAAAACTTTGGAATAAGAATTTCTTTTTACTATGGCAGGGCCAGTTAATTTCTGCTCTTGGGGATGTGGTTTATGAAATAGCTCTTGGTTTTTGGATATTAGCGGTAACGGGCTCTACAGCATTAATGGGAACACTTATGGCAGTATCAACTTTGCCTAGAGTCATATTATCTCCTTTTGCAGGTGTATTTGTAGATAGGTGGGATAGAAAAAAAGTAATAGTTGTTGGGGATTTAATAAGAGGTGTATGTATTACATTTATTGGTGTGGCAGCATGCTTAGGCTTTATAAAAATATGGATGGTTTTTGTGGCGGGAATAATAATGAATCTATGTGCGGCATTTTTTAATCCAGCAGTCAGCTCCACACTTCCAGATATAACACCTAAATCTAAATTAGTAAAAGCAAATTCAGTGTACAATATGATATATACAGGCACTAATATAGTGGGTAATTCAGCAGGTGGATTTATATTTAAAATATTAGGAGCACCTATTATGTTTTTAATAAATGGTATTTCATATTTATTTTCAGCTTTTACTGAAATATTTATTAAAATTCCTGAAATGCATAGGGAAACAAATAAAGAAAAAAGTACATTTTTTAATGATATGAAAGATGGATTTAGGTTTGTTTGGAAATTTAAAGGCTTGAGAAATTTTCTTATAATGGCAGCTGCTATGAATTTCTTTGGTGGAATAGGAATTATGCTCTTAATACCTTTTTTTAATATGAATGCAAGCCTTGGTCCTGCTAAATATGGTATTGCATCTGGAGTTATGTCCTTGGGCATGTTTTTAGGTATGTTATGCGTGTCTGTTATAAATATTCCACAAAAAAAGAAGTTTATGATATTTACAGGATCTTTTGTACTTTCAATAATATTTTGGATGATATTTCCTTTGATTAGTATATTCCCAATAATGGCAATTATATTAGGAATAGGTGGATTTTTAAATGCAATATTTAATGTATTATTTAGTTCCACTGTTCAGTTAACAGTGCCACAGGAGTATAGGGGAAAAGTATTTTCTTTAATAGCTACAATTTCAGGTGGATTAACTCCAATAGCATTTGCTGTAGGAGGAATATTGGCAGAGTTTATTCCTATAAAAATACTTATTTCTTCATGTTTTTTAATAGCTTTACTAATATTTTTACCTGTAGGTTTTACACAATCTTCAAGGAGGTTTATTGAATTTAATCCAGATAATGAAACTTTAGATGACATACTCAATGTATAA
- a CDS encoding helix-turn-helix domain-containing protein — MRREYVNYMTELPIAISMINIIQYPIHWHDSIEILFVLKGSISVTIETEKYEVEEGEIEIINCDEAHSIKAIQEENKVLLFHLDPNFFEKYFNDIRNIFFYTNSSEEGAQEEEKYYILRRYLSILVCEAIQKVDKYEDNIEENLVELLYHLINNFHQLMYERETLKDNDEQFKRYDRIVRYIYSNYKDKISLQEIAKKEFLSSDYLSHEIKNTVGYSFKDFLNLTRVEESIKLLLDTDMTVSEISEELGFSHIRYFNKHFKKHYNCTPLQYRKKYKVDDEKLEDLKMTNVLDIKESLEYVSVYLEDYDRYNYENKIVKIGINPLAEKEEFQHNFRETISIGEAKELLKESGRSFVAELQKNIEFSYAIIYDVFSDHMGVGICNEDFFNWNEVKEVINFLLSIKLRPFIVIDNKIRIDKLKIILESFVSYFREEYGDYELLKWKVNISQELSKENSKVVEEALNGYLNIEEYYVPKLNRDLIYDTCYMIPYIIENSVEGNNLYFKAFDCMVSGEHITNELFLGDYGLVNQHGMKKPSYYAYYFLSKLGDTLIDKGDGYIVTKQGDDIQILLCSYGDEITQLIMFENMLKKRGIKKTAERKFSLNIVNLSYDYNIIKYEINEKQGSTYNYWINMGKPKRLKEEEVELLKNTSFPKISFGFAKRSMVYNIVSKIHGYGATLIVLKKVQKHLY, encoded by the coding sequence ATGAGGCGTGAATATGTAAATTATATGACTGAGTTACCAATAGCAATTTCCATGATAAATATAATACAATATCCTATACATTGGCACGATAGCATAGAAATATTATTTGTACTTAAGGGTAGCATAAGCGTAACGATTGAAACTGAGAAATATGAAGTTGAAGAAGGAGAAATTGAGATAATAAATTGTGATGAAGCTCACAGTATAAAAGCTATACAAGAAGAAAATAAAGTACTTTTGTTTCATTTGGATCCTAATTTTTTTGAAAAGTACTTTAATGATATAAGAAATATATTTTTTTATACAAATTCATCAGAAGAAGGAGCACAGGAAGAAGAAAAATACTATATACTTAGAAGATATTTATCTATATTGGTTTGTGAGGCTATTCAAAAGGTAGATAAATATGAAGATAATATAGAAGAAAATTTAGTAGAACTATTATATCATCTTATAAATAATTTTCATCAACTTATGTATGAAAGAGAAACCTTAAAAGATAATGATGAACAGTTTAAGAGATATGATAGAATTGTTAGATATATATATAGTAATTATAAAGACAAAATAAGTCTTCAAGAAATAGCAAAAAAAGAGTTTTTAAGTTCAGACTATTTATCCCATGAAATAAAAAATACTGTAGGATATAGTTTTAAGGATTTTTTAAATTTAACGAGAGTAGAAGAATCTATAAAATTGCTACTAGATACGGATATGACAGTATCGGAGATTTCTGAGGAATTAGGTTTTTCTCATATTAGATATTTTAATAAGCATTTTAAGAAGCACTATAATTGTACGCCACTTCAATATAGAAAGAAATATAAAGTAGATGATGAAAAACTTGAAGATTTAAAAATGACTAATGTATTAGATATAAAGGAAAGTTTAGAATATGTTTCTGTTTACTTAGAAGATTATGATAGATATAATTACGAAAATAAAATAGTAAAGATAGGTATAAATCCTTTAGCTGAAAAGGAAGAATTTCAACATAATTTTAGAGAGACTATTAGTATAGGGGAAGCTAAAGAATTATTAAAGGAATCGGGGAGAAGTTTTGTAGCTGAACTGCAAAAGAATATAGAATTTAGTTATGCTATAATATACGATGTTTTTTCAGATCATATGGGTGTTGGAATATGCAATGAGGATTTTTTCAACTGGAATGAAGTAAAAGAAGTTATAAACTTTCTACTATCTATAAAATTAAGACCCTTCATAGTTATAGATAATAAGATAAGAATAGATAAGTTAAAAATTATATTGGAAAGCTTTGTGAGTTATTTCAGAGAAGAATATGGAGATTATGAATTATTAAAATGGAAAGTTAACATTTCTCAGGAATTATCTAAAGAAAATAGTAAAGTGGTAGAAGAAGCACTTAATGGATACTTAAATATTGAAGAATATTATGTACCAAAACTTAATAGAGATCTAATATATGATACTTGCTACATGATACCATATATAATAGAAAACTCTGTAGAGGGTAATAATTTATATTTCAAAGCTTTTGATTGTATGGTTTCTGGAGAGCATATTACTAATGAATTATTTCTTGGGGATTATGGTTTAGTAAATCAACATGGAATGAAAAAGCCATCTTATTATGCTTATTATTTCTTATCTAAACTAGGGGATACGTTAATAGATAAGGGAGATGGGTATATAGTTACTAAACAAGGAGATGATATTCAAATATTGTTATGTAGTTATGGTGATGAAATAACCCAATTAATAATGTTTGAAAATATGTTAAAAAAGAGAGGGATAAAGAAGACTGCGGAAAGAAAGTTTTCTTTAAACATAGTTAATTTATCCTATGATTATAATATAATTAAATATGAAATAAATGAAAAACAAGGTTCTACTTATAATTATTGGATTAATATGGGTAAACCTAAAAGATTAAAAGAGGAGGAAGTAGAACTTTTGAAAAATACTTCATTTCCTAAAATTTCTTTTGGATTTGCTAAAAGGAGTATGGTTTATAATATTGTATCTAAAATACATGGATATGGAGCTACTCTTATAGTATTAAAAAAAGTACAAAAGCACCTTTATTGA